From Pelomicrobium methylotrophicum, one genomic window encodes:
- the grxC gene encoding glutaredoxin 3, producing MVKVNMYCTAVCPYCQMAEALLRQKGVQEIVKIRVDLEPALRAEMVRRTGRRTVPQIFIGDTHVGGYDELAALNRSGKLEALLAGGG from the coding sequence ATGGTGAAGGTGAACATGTACTGCACCGCCGTCTGTCCCTATTGCCAGATGGCGGAAGCGCTGCTCAGGCAGAAAGGTGTGCAGGAGATCGTGAAGATCCGGGTCGACCTCGAGCCGGCGCTGCGCGCCGAGATGGTGCGCAGAACCGGCCGGCGCACCGTGCCGCAGATCTTCATTGGCGATACCCACGTGGGGGGCTACGATGAACTGGCGGCCCTCAACCGCTCCGGAAAGCTGGAAGCGCTGCTGGCGGGCGGAGGGTGA